In Mercurialis annua linkage group LG5, ddMerAnnu1.2, whole genome shotgun sequence, a single genomic region encodes these proteins:
- the LOC126681777 gene encoding uncharacterized protein LOC126681777, producing the protein MLEIFGDRNTKIQELSGMILTKDIAADSVTITEVELAEYTSLKAELWRAEKNVESLWNNHISSLPVDGTTYSEPNDIRVHVRDFYKSLFSYEGRIDFDISDLTFDKISDVQSGSLIKSFKESEMLDAICSCGVNKAPGLDGFNFYFYQRAWPMMKDVVIDFFCKFHSISTLPRGINFSFLVLVPKVVGSSNINDYRPISLINGFYKMLSKALSKRLSPILYKVILKFYMDM; encoded by the exons ATGCTAGAGATCTTTGGTGACCGTAATACGAAAATTCAGGAGCTCTCTGGGATGATTTTAACTAAAGACATTGCGGCTGATTCGGTAACCATTACAGAGGTGGAGCTGGCCGAATACACTAGTCTCAAAGCTGAGCTTTGGCGTGCAGAAAAGAACGTGGAGTCTCTTTG GAACAACCATATTTCATCTCTGCCGGTGGATGGAACTACTTACTCGGAGCCAAACGACATTAGGGTCCATGTTAGAGATTTTTATAAATCTCTTTTCAGCTATGAGGGAAGGATTGATTTTGACATCTCTGATCTCACCTTCGATAAGATCTCTGATGTGCAGAGTGGATCTTTGATAAAGTCTTTTAAGGAGTCTGAAATGCTTGATGCTATCTGTTCTTGTGGCGTGAATAAGGCTCCAGGACTGGacggttttaatttttatttttaccagAGAGCGTGGCCAATGATGAAGGATGTCGTTATTGATTTCTTCTGTAAGTTTCACAGTATTAGCACTCTACCTAGAGGTATTAACTTTTCCTTTTTAGTTTTGGTTCCAAAGGTGGTAGGATCGTCAAACATTAATGATTACCGTCCTATCAGTTTGATAAATGGGTTTTACAAGATGCTTTCAAAAGCTCTTAGCAAGAGATTATCCCCCATCCTTTATAAAGTCATCTTGAAATTCTACATGGACATGTAA
- the LOC126681776 gene encoding secreted RxLR effector protein 161-like encodes MNELEREQMKNIPYASVVGSLMYAQTCTRPDISFAVGILGRYQSNPGLDHWKAAKKILRYLQETKDHMLTYRKSKHLDVIGYCDSDFAGCVDTRKSTFGYLFLLAEGAISWKSVKQSVIAASTMEAEPLKIYCDNSAVVFFSKNDKYSKDAKHMEIKYFAVKEEVQKQRVSIEHISTHLMIADPLTKGLAPKTFNEHVVRMGIIGRHY; translated from the exons ATGAATGAATTGGAACGGGAACAAATGAAGAACATTCCTTATGCATCTGTCGTTGGGAGTTTGATGTATGCTCAAACTTGCACCAGACCGGACATCAGTTTTGCTGTCGGAATTCTGGGCAGATATCAAAGTAATCCGGGATTAGATCATTGGAAAGCTGCAAAGAAAATTCTTAGATACTTGCAAGAAACAAAGGATCACATGCTCACTTATCGAAAATCTAAACACCTTGATGTGATTGGATATTGTGATTCTGATTTTGCTGGATGTGTTGATACAAGAAAATCAACATTTGGCTACTTATTCCTTTTAGCTGAAGGAGCAATTTCATGGAAAAGTGTGAAGCAGTCCGTCATTGCTGCATCCACTATGGAGGCCGA GCCGCTGAAAATTTATTGTGATAATTCTGCAGTAGTTTTCTTCTCTAAAAACGACAAGTATTCTAAAGATGCTAAGCATATGGAAATAAAATACTTTGCCGTTAAAGAAGAAGTTCAGAAACAAAGAGTGTCAATTGAACATATTAGCACACATCTTATGATTGCAGATCCTTTAACAAAAGGATTAGCGCCCAAAACATTTAATGAACATGTTGTAAGAATGGGCATTATTGGACGTCATTACTAG